The proteins below come from a single Oryzias latipes chromosome 14, ASM223467v1 genomic window:
- the LOC101158130 gene encoding putative gustatory receptor clone PTE03: MENITYNSIVLQVEGFKVTKESTEYAFFLFFFSYIVIMILNLGILAIIAIDKSLHQPMYLLFCNLPVSDIVGCTHILPRLLSDMLVPPSERLISYYECVVQAFTTQMFGSTSHTVLMVMAFDRYVAICNPLRYANIMTSRMIIKLTVFAWGVPFVWVAVLLGLTIRLNRCRTLIENPFCDNASLFKLSCESSVINNIYGLTFTAVLLTSSIGSIVLTYSKITAVCLTSKSKSLNNKALQTCSTHLVVYLIMSISGVSIIVLHRFPQYSEYRKLSAILFVMLPPSLNPIIYGVQSREIQKFLSEKCCSRKIPFEC, encoded by the coding sequence ATGGAAAACATTACCTACAACAGCATCGTTCTGCAGGTAGAAGGCTTCAAGGTGACAAAGGAGTCAACAGAATAtgccttcttcctcttcttcttctcctatATTGTCATCATGATACTGAACTTAGGCATCTTGGCTATTATTGCCATTGACAAGAGCCTCCATCAACCCATGTACTTGTTGTTTTGTAACCTGCCAGTCAGTGATATTGTTGGTTGTACTCACATTTTGCCCCGGCTGCTCTCAGACATGTTGGTGCCCCCCTCTGAGCGCCTCATCAGTTATTACGAGTGTGTGGTTCAGGCTTTTACCACTCAAATGTTTGGCTCCACCTCCCACACCGTCCTCATGGTCATGGCCTTCGACAGGTATGTGGCCATCTGTAACCCTCTGCGATACGCCAACATCATGACCAGCAGGATGATCATCAAACTGACGGTCTTTGCGTGGGGGGTCCCCTTTGTCTGGGTAGCGGTTCTGCTCGGTCTGACCATTCGACTCAACCGATGCCGTACTCTGATAGAGAACCCATTCTGTGACAATGCTTCGCTGTTTAAGCTGTCCTGTGAGAGCTCTGTCATCAACAACATCTACGGCCTCACCTTCACCGCGGTCCTCCTAACCTCATCCATCGGCAGCATAGTCCTCACCTACAGTAAGATCACGGCGGTCTGTCTGACCAGCAAGAGCAAGAGTTTAAACAACAAGGCCCTACAGACCTGCAGCACTCACTTAGTGGTGTATTTGATCATGTCAATCAGTGGCGTTTCAATCATTGTTCTGCACCGTTTCCCCCAGTACTCAGAATACAGAAAACTCAGTGCCATCCTCTTCGTTATGTTGCCCCCCAGCTTAAACCCCATCATCTATGGGGTGCAGTCCAGAGAGATCCAAAAGTTTCTATCTGAAAAATGCTGTTCCAGAAAAATCCCATTTGAGTGTTAA